In one Silene latifolia isolate original U9 population chromosome 10, ASM4854445v1, whole genome shotgun sequence genomic region, the following are encoded:
- the LOC141609489 gene encoding uncharacterized protein LOC141609489 has translation MENICSKEREWTNQSHSNFLSLMEESFVKTMFQKNYVYSKSSNNIKTGINNTRLDRFVPDMAESTLDLGSRKSVTKAAMRVLGAVTTTRSTQRQRLRRFHPYKVTHDQVVPELEGKAGDKGDN, from the exons ATGGAAAATATTTGTAGTAAAGAAAGGGAATGGACCAACCAAAGTCATTCAAATTTTTTGAGTTTAATGGAAGAAAGTTTTGTTAAAACTATGTTTCAGAAAAACTATGTTTATAGTAAATCTAGTAATAATATCAAGACGGGTATTAATAATACCCGTCTTGATCGATTTGTTCCTGATATGGCTGAGTCTACCCTTGATTTGGGGTCAAGGAAATCCGTTACTAAAG CTGCCATGCGTGTATTAGGTGCAGTAACAACAACTCGTAGCACACAAAGGCAAAGACTACGTCGTTTTCATCCTTACAAAGTAACGCATGATCAG GTGGTCCCTGAACTAGAGGGCAAGGCAGGTGATAAGGGTGATAATTGA